In the genome of Cryptomeria japonica chromosome 8, Sugi_1.0, whole genome shotgun sequence, one region contains:
- the LOC131075469 gene encoding receptor-like protein EIX2, with the protein MSFISFCIALSLALGIGVIIDFPYISGCRDDERKYLLDVRGGLNDSYGRLSTWRGYNCCACEGIVCDHQTNHVIQLDLKNPHHKGDDHRYQVNHQLRGKIHPSLFNLQHLRHLDLSWNDFQGIAIPPLFGRLKRLTFLSLAYARFEGEIPLELGNLSALQHLDLSDYYKLHSSEYRKKWRLKSSRFDELVRNLRNLEYLAMKRVNLEKASHNWGDSVSRLSKLRLIYLSACGLSGSIPSLLNLTHLSQLHLRDSSFPFRVPSWLQNVSSLVSLDLTGCDLTGSIPSDFLHEASSLSNLCLRKNSLQGVIPASIANFSKLETLDLSGNQFTGVIPLFGSPARQPSSLSMIDLSFNNLKGRIPDCVGRLSSLQYMDLRRNQLHGDIPNSLGKLSILSCLNLDDNQLSGAILNSFSELVGLEVLSLSSNNLTGVVSISMFHNLTQLRILQLSRNQLTINIPSSWVPQFSHLEYLGLSSCNIEGNFPAFLSTQYLPEDLDLSDNRIRRGVPTWLKDLTKLRMLNLSNNQLGGFLPQLNYSNFELVALHNNSFHGPISALSFYGFTLDLSHNKFNGSIPATIFPYNYLSLSANNLSGGIPYSMCKIENELMILDLSDNKLSDVISADLGRCSSLVILNLAQNDFQGEIPEEVGNLTQLQTLNLNGNNLQGVISPSTANCADIEVLDIGNNRFEGRIPIWIGKMKYLQILSLTNNKLEGSIPSELFELKSLQVLDLSHNNISGSIPESLEMLHAMISQSQSFEMQRLDGSDGFWTEANTYIYHSVFFVDQITLWIKGTARPYKKIWRSIKVMDLSHNKLRGSIPPKMGLLQGLVALNISNNNISGSIPKSFGQMVRLESLDLSGNMLSGKIPQELVSLTFLSVLNLSYNMLSGLIPQGYQFSTFEDSSFLGNPKLGGPPLENRTQSSSFGERGRQVELNNTVIANDTDKMDRWWAVTVGLCYGMGFASVIAVLCFHIEWRYRCFALLDAVVAYLCER; encoded by the coding sequence ATGTCTTTCATTTCGTTTTGTATTGCTCTAAGCTTGGCCTTGGGTATTGGTGTGATAATTGATTTCCCATATATCAGTGGATGCAGAGATGATGAAAGAAAATATCTGCTCGATGTCAGAGGAGGCCTAAACGATTCCTATGGTAGATTAAGCACATGGCGCGGATACAATTGTTGCGCGTGCGAGGGAATTGTTTGTGACCACCAAACAAATCATGTTATTCAACTTGATCTCAAAAACCCTCATCATAAGGGAGATGATCATCGTTATCAAGTAAACCACCAGTTGAGGGGGAAGATTCATCCATCTTTGTTTAATCTGCAACATCTGCGCCACCTGGATTTAAGCTGGAATGACTTCCAAGGCATTGCTATACCTCCACTGTTTGGAAGGCTCAAGAGGCTTACTTTTCTTAGCCTGGCTTATGCTAGGTTTGAGGGTGAGATCCCTCTAGAGCTGGGAAATTTGTCAGCCTTACAACATCTTGATCTGTCAGACTATTACAAATTGCATTCTTCAGAGTATCGCAAGAAATGGAGACTGAAGAGTTCAAGGTTTGATGAATTAGTCAGAAATTTGAGAAACTTGGAATACCTCGCAATGAAGAGGGTGAACCTAGAAAAGGCGTCTCACAACTGGGGCGACTCTGTCTCCAGGCTCTCAAAACTTAGATTGATTTACCTGTCTGCATGTGGTCTTTCAGGAAGTATTCCTTCACTTCTAAACCTTACCCATTTATCCCAGCTCCATCTTCGAGATAGCTCCTTTCCATTCCGAGTACCGTCCTGGTTACAGAATGTCTCATCCTTGGTTTCACTTGATCTCACTGGCTGTGATCTCACTGGTTCCATCCCTTCCGATTTCTTGCACGAAGCTTCAAGTCTGAGCAATCTTTGTTTGAGAAAAAACAGTCTACAAGGAGTAATTCCTGCTTCCATTGCAAACTTTTCGAAACTTGAGACACTCGATCTCTCCGGCAATCAGTTCACGGGGGTTATACCCCTATTTGGATCTCCAGCGAGGCAACCGTCTAGTCTTTCAATGATTGATCTTTCATTTAACAATTTGAAGGGCAGAATACCAGACTGTGTTGGCAGGCTTTCCTCTCTCCAATATATGGATCTCAGGAGAAATCAACTACATGGTGATATCCCAAACTCTTTGGGTAAGCTCTCTATATTAAGTTGCCTTAACTTAGACGATAATCAGTTGTCTGGAGCAATACTAAATTCATTTTCAGAGCTTGTTGGATTGGAAGTACTGTCTCTTtcttccaacaatttgacaggcgTTGTTTCTATTTCCATGTTCCATAATTTGACTCAACTTCGTATACTCCAGTTATCTAGAAATCAGCTGACTATCAACATTCCTTCAAGCTGGGTTCCACAGTTTTCTCATCTGGAGTACCTGGGATTAAGCTCTTGTAATATTGAAGGAAATTTTCCAGCATTTCTGTCTACTCAATATTTACCAGAAGATTTGGACCTGTCAGATAACAGAATTCGGAGAGGTGTTCCTACTTGGCTCAAGGATCTTACGAAGCTGAGGATGCTTAACCTTTCAAATAACCAACTAGGAGGCTTTCTCCCCCAACTCAACTACAGTAATTTTGAATTGGTGGCCTTGCATAATAATAGCTTTCACGGCCCTATTTCAGCTCTTTCATTTTATGGATTCACATTGGATTTGTCACATAACAAGTTTAATGGTTCTATTCCTGCTACAATCTTTCCATACAACTATTTGTCCCTGTCCGCAAATAATCTGAGTGGAGGTATTCCGTATTCAATGTGTAAAATTGAAAATGAGTTGATGATTTTGGATTTGTCAGACAACAAACTAAGTGATGTGATTTCTGCAGATCTGGGGAGATGTTCGTCTCTTGTAATTTTAAATTTGGCTCAAAATGATTTCCAAGGTGAGATACCAGAGGAGGTAGGAAATCTGACTCAACTCCAGACATTAAACCTCAATGGAAACAATTTGCAAGGTGTTATTTCTCCATCTACTGCAAATTGTGCAGATATTGAGGTACTGGACATAGGAAATAACAGGTTTGAAGGGAGGATCCCAATTTGGATTGGAAAGATGAAATATTTACAAATACTAAGCTTGACGAATAATAAGCTTGAGGGTAGTATTCCATCCGAGTTGTTTGAGCTAAAGAGTCTTCAGGTCTTAGATTTATCTCATAACAATATATCAGGAAGTATCCCTGAAAGTTTAGAAATGCTCCATGCTATGATAAGTCAATCACAGAGTTTTGAAATGCAACGTCTTGATGGATCAGACGGTTTTTGGACTGAAGCCAATACATACATCTATCACTCAGTATTCTTTGTGGATCAAATAACGCTCTGGATTAAAGGAACGGCACGTCCATATAAAAAAATATGGAGATCAATCAAAGTTATGGACTTGTCACATAACAAGCTCCGGGGTAGCATTCCTCCGAAAATGGGACTTCTCCAGGGCCTAGTTGCTCTGAATATTTCAAACAACAACATCAGTGGCTCAATTCCGAAATCCTTTGGACAGATGGTTAGGCTGGAGTCTCTGGATCTTTCAGGAAACATGTTATCAGGGAAGATTCCCCAAGAGCTTGTAAGTCTCACTTTCCTTTCTGTCTTGAATCTTTCATACAACATGCTTTCTGGATTAATTCCGCAGGGTTATCAGTTTTCAACGTTTGAAGATTCTTCATTTCTTGGGAACCCCAAACTTGGGGGGCCTCCCCTCGAAAATAGAACACAGAGCTCTAGTTTTGGTGAAAGAGGTCGCCAGGTAGAGTTGAATAATACAGTTATTGCAAATGATACAGATAAAATGGATCGATGGTGGGCAGTGACAGTGGGGTTATGTTACGGGATGGGATTTGCTAGTGTGATTGCAGTGTTGTGTTTTCACATAGAATGGAGGTACAGATGCTTTGCTTTGCTGGATGCTGTTGTGGCTTATCTTTGTGAGCGTTGA